A DNA window from Legionella sp. MW5194 contains the following coding sequences:
- a CDS encoding short chain dehydrogenase, whose protein sequence is MKIVIIGASGTIGTAIVQALETRHEVIKANYSGGDIQVDITDNQSIANLFKQIKHIDAVVLATGKVQFDDFMAMDDAAYQIGLKNKLMGQVNVVLEGRKHLNEGGSFTLTSGILSRDPIRYGTSASMVNGAIDSFVIAAAIEMPRGLRINAVSPTVIEEAMDNYAPYFRGYAPVTAARAALAYSKSVEGLQTGQVYRVE, encoded by the coding sequence ATGAAAATCGTAATTATTGGCGCATCCGGTACAATTGGCACGGCCATCGTGCAGGCGCTCGAAACAAGGCATGAGGTGATTAAAGCCAACTACAGTGGCGGCGATATTCAGGTTGATATTACCGACAATCAATCGATTGCCAATCTCTTTAAGCAGATTAAACACATCGATGCGGTGGTTCTGGCAACCGGAAAGGTTCAGTTTGATGATTTCATGGCCATGGATGATGCCGCCTACCAGATTGGCCTTAAAAACAAGTTGATGGGGCAGGTCAATGTGGTGCTTGAAGGCCGAAAGCATTTGAATGAGGGCGGATCATTTACCTTAACCAGCGGAATTTTAAGCCGTGATCCAATTCGTTATGGTACTTCCGCATCCATGGTCAATGGGGCAATTGATTCCTTTGTTATTGCGGCAGCCATTGAAATGCCCCGCGGCCTGCGCATCAATGCCGTCAGTCCGACGGTGATTGAGGAAGCCATGGACAATTATGCGCCGTATTTCCGAGGCTACGCGCCTGTCACCGCTGCCCGTGCCGCGCTGGCTTACAGTAAAAGCGTGGAAGGATTGCAAACCGGTCAGGTTTACCGTGTGGAGTAA
- a CDS encoding tRNA-binding protein, with the protein MTISYDEFANVDLRSGTVIKVEPFPRAQKPAYKVWVDFGPQLGVLQASAQVTRHYTPETLMGRTVIGCVNLGEKNIAGFTSQFLLVGFSDEQGAICLATVDKPVPNGQKLH; encoded by the coding sequence ATGACCATCAGTTACGACGAATTTGCCAACGTTGATTTACGTTCCGGAACAGTTATTAAAGTGGAACCTTTCCCCCGTGCCCAAAAACCTGCCTATAAAGTCTGGGTGGATTTCGGGCCGCAATTAGGGGTATTGCAAGCCTCGGCACAGGTCACGCGTCATTACACGCCTGAGACGCTGATGGGCCGCACAGTCATTGGGTGCGTCAATCTGGGCGAAAAAAACATTGCCGGCTTTACTTCGCAGTTTTTACTGGTCGGATTTTCGGATGAGCAAGGAGCGATTTGCCTGGCCACGGTCGACAAACCGGTTCCCAATGGACAAAAACTCCATTAA
- the dapE gene encoding succinyl-diaminopimelate desuccinylase, which produces MTAIKALLAELIRFQSVTPEDAGCQPCMANFLKELGFDCQQLDNPPVANLFARHGQGSPLLVFAGHTDVVPIGDAGKWLSNPFELTESNGMLYGRGTADMKGSLAAMMIAAQRFIHNHPDFSGSLGFLITSGEEGDLFDKGTPHVMAALKAQGIHIDYCVVGEPSSTHQVGDVVKIGRRGSLSANMVIHGKQGHVAYPHLAENPIHTVSPALTELTGRRWDEGNPHFPPTSMQITHLKSGGHAGNIIPGELELQLNFRFSTEQTPEKLQHEVEDCLKRHGLKADIDWRVNGLPFLTNQGNLLESTRQVIQTITGKAPELSTSGGTSDGRFIAPYGVEVIELGPVNATIHQVNECVSERDLETLSLIYYALCEKLLCPC; this is translated from the coding sequence ATGACGGCAATCAAAGCCTTATTGGCGGAACTCATCCGCTTTCAATCCGTTACCCCTGAGGATGCCGGATGCCAGCCCTGCATGGCCAATTTTTTAAAGGAGCTGGGCTTTGACTGCCAGCAACTCGATAATCCGCCGGTGGCCAATTTGTTTGCCCGCCATGGTCAGGGAAGCCCGTTGCTGGTTTTCGCTGGCCACACCGACGTCGTCCCCATCGGCGATGCCGGTAAATGGTTAAGCAATCCCTTTGAACTGACAGAGAGCAATGGCATGCTTTACGGTCGAGGCACAGCCGACATGAAGGGCAGCCTGGCGGCCATGATGATTGCTGCACAGCGTTTTATCCATAACCACCCTGATTTTTCAGGCAGCCTGGGGTTTTTAATTACCAGCGGGGAAGAGGGGGATTTGTTTGATAAAGGCACTCCTCATGTGATGGCCGCTTTAAAAGCCCAGGGTATACACATTGATTATTGTGTAGTCGGTGAACCGTCCAGTACGCATCAGGTGGGTGATGTGGTCAAAATAGGACGACGCGGTTCACTGTCCGCGAACATGGTGATCCACGGCAAACAGGGGCATGTCGCCTACCCTCACCTTGCAGAAAACCCCATCCATACCGTAAGCCCCGCGCTGACTGAACTGACTGGCAGACGCTGGGATGAAGGCAATCCGCATTTCCCTCCCACCTCCATGCAAATTACTCACTTGAAGTCAGGCGGCCATGCCGGCAATATTATTCCCGGCGAATTGGAATTGCAGTTAAATTTCCGTTTCTCCACCGAACAAACCCCGGAAAAACTGCAACACGAGGTGGAGGACTGTTTAAAACGACACGGCTTAAAAGCGGACATTGACTGGCGGGTGAACGGCCTTCCCTTTCTGACCAATCAAGGCAATCTGCTGGAAAGTACGCGCCAAGTGATTCAAACCATCACGGGCAAAGCGCCTGAGTTATCCACCAGCGGCGGCACATCCGATGGGCGGTTCATTGCGCCTTATGGGGTGGAAGTCATTGAACTTGGTCCCGTTAACGCCACCATTCATCAGGTAAATGAATGTGTTTCAGAGCGCGATCTTGAGACTTTGAGTCTGATTTATTACGCGCTCTGTGAGAAACTATTGTGTCCTTGTTAG
- a CDS encoding dicarboxylate/amino acid:cation symporter: protein MCTSSSPKKIWLSTPVLYAVMIGLGLLTGWSGIKPLQQFGLFIADVFINVFKCISLPIIALSIIVTLSNYRADGPMRRIWQRAMTYTLGTTLIAAAISCLLYILIHPSMVGTIQGLAAPKANDYHYLSHVANLIPSTIFSPFIEHQVMGVLLLGIVTGVAIRYIPDADSRQTITQFFRGAHGLFMVITKWVIAVIPIGLYGFITATVIQLQNGKSIKGIGEYLLIVVLANLIQGFVVLPLWLKAHGIKPFSAMRAMLPALSLAFFSKSSVGTLPVTMETAEKNLAVKPAISRFVLPLCTSLNMNGCAAFIFATVIYLMQNHGMVISLPMMALWVLIATVAAIGNAGVPMGCFFLSTSLLASMNVPITLMGIILPFYSLIDMLETALNVWSDSCVAKVVNDKTVIEEGQETPMTGTAYSARV from the coding sequence ATGTGCACCTCGTCTTCTCCTAAAAAAATCTGGTTGAGTACCCCTGTTCTTTATGCCGTGATGATTGGCCTTGGCCTTTTGACCGGTTGGTCTGGTATTAAACCTTTACAGCAATTTGGCTTATTCATTGCCGATGTCTTTATCAACGTCTTTAAATGCATCAGCCTGCCCATTATTGCCTTGTCGATTATTGTGACGCTGTCGAATTATCGCGCTGACGGTCCCATGCGACGCATCTGGCAGCGGGCCATGACGTATACTCTGGGAACCACTCTGATTGCCGCGGCCATCAGTTGCCTTCTTTATATTCTGATTCATCCCAGTATGGTCGGTACCATCCAGGGATTGGCCGCACCGAAAGCCAATGACTATCACTATTTAAGCCATGTGGCTAACCTGATTCCATCAACCATTTTCAGTCCATTTATTGAACATCAGGTGATGGGGGTGTTGCTGCTTGGCATCGTTACCGGTGTGGCGATTCGCTATATCCCCGATGCGGATTCAAGACAAACCATCACCCAGTTTTTCCGTGGTGCCCATGGCTTGTTTATGGTCATTACCAAATGGGTGATCGCAGTCATTCCCATCGGTTTGTACGGGTTCATAACTGCCACGGTGATTCAATTGCAGAATGGCAAATCCATCAAGGGGATTGGTGAGTACCTGCTGATTGTGGTGCTGGCTAACCTCATTCAGGGATTTGTGGTATTGCCGCTCTGGCTTAAAGCGCACGGGATTAAACCTTTTTCGGCCATGCGGGCCATGTTGCCGGCATTGTCATTGGCCTTTTTTTCCAAGTCTTCGGTCGGCACGTTACCGGTGACGATGGAAACGGCTGAAAAAAATCTCGCGGTTAAGCCTGCCATTAGTCGTTTTGTGCTTCCTTTATGCACAAGCCTGAACATGAATGGCTGTGCTGCCTTTATTTTCGCCACCGTGATTTATTTGATGCAGAATCACGGCATGGTCATTTCTTTGCCCATGATGGCCTTGTGGGTCTTGATTGCAACCGTGGCGGCCATTGGCAATGCCGGGGTTCCCATGGGGTGCTTTTTCTTAAGCACCAGCCTCTTGGCCAGCATGAATGTGCCCATTACCCTCATGGGAATTATCCTGCCTTTCTACAGCTTGATTGATATGCTGGAAACCGCCCTGAATGTCTGGTCAGACTCCTGCGTTGCCAAAGTGGTTAATGACAAGACAGTGATTGAAGAAGGGCAAGAGACACCCATGACCGGGACGGCTTATTCTGCCAGAGTTTAA
- a CDS encoding amino acid permease: MINYNHTTSSPIDDGGYKRGLKDRHVQLIALGGIIGSGYFLGTGEVINQVGPAVFIAYVLGGLIIYLTMLCMGELAVAIPISGSFINYTAEFISPSIACGVGWSYWISWVAYIPAECIAGGIIMQHFTGINGYVWAVCFGLLITYINIAKVGTFGEIEFWLAIIKITALMGFVGLSILIFFGFIHGPQPAGVIGGRFIFDQGGMFPNGYLVLLTAMVLLLVNYQGSEIIGLAAGESIDPARMIPRAVRNVTFRILFIYIIPVFCLVLIFPWQKAGLANSVFADALNFYGLHWAGAATSFVTLTATLSCSNSGVYGIVRSLNALARNGMAPHVLSKLNRNAVPQNAGIVTLIAIWLLLAAGYFFGQSMLYIALLLVSGFTGATAWISLCWAQINFRKRLYAAGYTTDDLRYKTPGSPYTGLVAIFLMVICLILLLLNKDMSYKIAFAMGLFSFIGPILVYTLGGFHKKRVQAMERNKHVQFKDIFPDRKKASD; encoded by the coding sequence GTGATTAATTACAACCATACCACCAGCTCGCCAATTGATGATGGCGGCTACAAGCGCGGATTAAAAGACCGTCATGTCCAACTGATTGCATTAGGCGGTATTATCGGATCAGGTTATTTTCTTGGTACTGGTGAAGTCATTAACCAGGTCGGCCCCGCTGTATTCATTGCTTATGTGTTAGGTGGATTAATCATTTATCTCACCATGTTGTGTATGGGTGAACTGGCGGTGGCCATTCCCATTTCCGGCTCTTTCATTAACTACACCGCTGAATTCATTTCCCCGTCCATTGCCTGCGGCGTCGGTTGGTCCTACTGGATTAGCTGGGTAGCCTACATCCCCGCCGAATGCATCGCCGGCGGCATTATCATGCAGCATTTTACCGGCATTAACGGCTATGTCTGGGCGGTGTGTTTCGGCCTGCTCATCACCTACATCAATATCGCCAAAGTGGGTACCTTCGGTGAGATCGAATTTTGGCTTGCCATTATTAAAATCACGGCGTTAATGGGGTTTGTGGGATTGTCCATCCTGATTTTCTTCGGTTTTATTCATGGTCCACAACCGGCCGGGGTGATTGGCGGACGATTCATTTTTGATCAGGGTGGCATGTTTCCTAATGGCTACCTGGTCTTGCTGACGGCCATGGTGTTGCTGCTGGTTAATTACCAAGGCTCGGAAATCATCGGCCTTGCTGCGGGCGAATCCATCGACCCGGCGCGAATGATTCCACGTGCCGTGCGCAATGTCACGTTCAGGATTTTATTCATTTACATTATTCCTGTGTTCTGCCTGGTTTTAATTTTCCCCTGGCAAAAAGCGGGACTTGCCAATTCGGTCTTTGCGGATGCGCTGAATTTTTATGGTCTGCATTGGGCCGGGGCCGCCACCAGTTTTGTGACATTGACAGCGACTCTCTCCTGCTCTAATTCCGGCGTTTACGGAATTGTACGTTCTTTAAATGCTCTGGCACGCAATGGCATGGCACCTCATGTCTTGAGCAAACTCAACCGCAATGCCGTCCCCCAGAATGCGGGGATTGTGACGCTGATTGCCATCTGGCTGCTGTTGGCTGCCGGTTATTTCTTCGGCCAATCCATGCTCTACATTGCGCTGCTGCTGGTTTCCGGCTTCACCGGCGCCACCGCCTGGATTTCACTCTGCTGGGCGCAGATTAATTTTCGCAAGCGCCTGTATGCAGCCGGTTATACCACCGATGATTTGCGCTACAAAACGCCTGGCTCGCCCTATACTGGCCTTGTGGCCATCTTTCTGATGGTGATTTGTTTAATCCTGTTGTTATTAAACAAAGACATGTCTTATAAAATTGCCTTCGCCATGGGTCTTTTCAGCTTTATTGGTCCCATTCTGGTTTACACTTTGGGCGGTTTTCATAAAAAACGCGTCCAGGCTATGGAGCGCAACAAACACGTTCAGTTCAAAGACATCTTCCCGGATCGAAAGAAAGCGTCGGATTAA
- a CDS encoding glycoside hydrolase family 3 protein: MLTLRQQIAQMLIMGFDGTEINDQNPVKNWLEKEGLGGVLLFDYDLAAQCPGKNIRDASQVKALIQQLHDCASGSEFPLFVAVDYEGGAVDRLRHLAGIPTSLSPKQYASLLPEQQQHEAQKMADTLTSLGFNLNFAPLLDLNLNERQGIIGKLARSYGTDAVQVAAIAKQFVTVLANQGITCCYKHFPGHGSALGDTHEGFVDVTDTFIQDELQPYAELLPHNTLPVMVMTAHVINRQLDPDGLPATLSSRILTGLLREKMGFDGVIISDDLQMHAISQHYSLADSLRLTINAGADMVIFANQLGRVSATEVIDVIEGLVHQGLVAANRIQQAYERIRKLKQKQGASMAARAVRESTVT; encoded by the coding sequence TTGTTGACTTTACGGCAGCAAATTGCGCAAATGCTGATCATGGGTTTCGACGGCACGGAAATCAATGATCAAAACCCGGTGAAGAACTGGCTGGAAAAAGAGGGCTTGGGCGGGGTTTTGTTATTTGATTATGATCTCGCGGCGCAATGCCCGGGCAAAAATATCCGTGATGCGTCTCAAGTCAAGGCATTGATTCAGCAATTGCATGACTGCGCTTCGGGCAGCGAATTTCCTCTGTTTGTTGCAGTCGACTACGAGGGTGGCGCGGTGGATCGGTTAAGGCACTTAGCCGGTATTCCGACAAGCCTGTCGCCGAAACAGTATGCCAGCCTGCTGCCCGAGCAACAGCAGCACGAAGCACAAAAAATGGCCGACACCCTGACATCCTTAGGCTTTAACCTTAATTTCGCACCCCTGCTCGATTTAAATTTAAATGAACGACAAGGCATCATTGGAAAATTAGCCCGCAGTTATGGAACGGATGCGGTCCAGGTTGCAGCAATTGCCAAACAATTCGTCACTGTCCTTGCCAATCAGGGCATTACCTGCTGTTACAAACACTTTCCCGGGCACGGCAGTGCATTGGGGGATACCCATGAAGGCTTTGTGGACGTCACTGACACCTTCATTCAGGATGAATTGCAACCTTATGCTGAATTGTTGCCCCACAACACGTTGCCAGTGATGGTAATGACTGCGCACGTGATTAATCGCCAACTTGATCCAGACGGCTTACCGGCGACCCTTTCATCACGCATCCTGACGGGATTATTGCGCGAAAAAATGGGTTTTGACGGGGTGATCATCAGCGATGACTTGCAGATGCATGCGATCAGCCAGCATTATTCCCTGGCCGATTCGCTTCGTTTGACTATTAATGCAGGCGCGGACATGGTCATTTTTGCCAATCAATTGGGCAGGGTGTCGGCCACCGAAGTCATCGATGTGATTGAGGGCCTGGTTCACCAGGGTCTTGTTGCAGCAAACCGCATCCAACAGGCTTATGAGAGAATCAGGAAGCTGAAGCAAAAGCAAGGCGCTTCGATGGCAGCCAGGGCAGTTCGTGAATCGACTGTCACCTGA
- a CDS encoding nucleoside-diphosphate sugar epimerase/dehydratase, with translation MSIVGGLLSKVYKKLPSLMFDIAAIPAAWYFAYWLRYNLQPFPHHLTSIYSVAALLLLMTIQVGCYYYCKVYRGLWRFTSINDVIRIIKATLLAIGLVIPVFYLTSLLQHVPRSILPMYALGLMTLLCGGRLVMRMYRDRKGREDLSLETKRVLVIGAGHAGEGLLRDLKKMNAYSPVGLVDDNPGKRGMEIHGVRVLGSVRELPHLVVNHQIDLLFIAIPSARSAAMRRIVDYCSRSRVPFRTLPGISALVNDQIEVKALREVSIEDLLGRDQVQLEWDRIAGAIRGKKVIVTGGGGSIGEELCRQVMAHHPAQLLIIDNSEFNLYKADYELREAFPEVPLLLRLISITDASAIDAIFHQFKPDLVFHAAAYKHVPLLEDQVRVAVQNNILGTQVVALASAEAGAEKFVLISSDKAVNPTNVMGATKRVAEIYCQNLNERVKTQFITVRFGNVLGSAGSVVPLFQKQLDAGGPLTVTHPDIQRYFMTIPEACQLILQAMVNGHGGEIFVLDMGEPIKISYLAEQMIRLTGKEPGKDIAIKYTGLRPGEKLFEELFHESEQLANTEHEKLFKARFRKIDWRELLQTLRLMNEACQTHNQDELHVLLKSLVPEFTTRFETPHESDCRN, from the coding sequence ATGTCAATTGTTGGTGGATTATTGTCGAAAGTATATAAAAAATTGCCTTCGCTGATGTTTGATATCGCCGCTATTCCTGCCGCCTGGTATTTTGCTTATTGGCTGCGCTACAACCTGCAGCCATTCCCTCACCATTTGACCTCAATCTACTCTGTTGCCGCGCTGTTACTGCTCATGACTATTCAGGTGGGCTGTTATTACTACTGCAAAGTCTACCGGGGACTTTGGCGTTTTACTTCGATTAATGATGTGATTCGGATTATCAAGGCGACGCTGCTGGCGATTGGTCTGGTCATCCCGGTTTTTTATTTAACCTCCTTGCTGCAGCATGTGCCGCGCTCCATTTTACCCATGTATGCCCTGGGATTGATGACCTTGCTTTGCGGCGGTCGCCTGGTCATGCGCATGTATCGCGATCGCAAGGGGCGTGAGGACCTGTCACTGGAAACGAAACGGGTATTGGTGATCGGCGCCGGTCATGCAGGCGAGGGTTTGCTGCGTGATTTGAAAAAGATGAACGCTTACTCTCCTGTGGGGCTGGTGGATGACAACCCCGGCAAACGCGGCATGGAGATCCATGGTGTGCGGGTTTTAGGCTCTGTCCGGGAGTTGCCGCATCTGGTGGTGAATCATCAGATCGATTTGCTTTTTATCGCCATTCCTTCTGCCCGTTCGGCGGCGATGCGCCGTATTGTGGATTATTGCAGCCGAAGCCGTGTGCCTTTTCGCACCCTGCCCGGTATTTCGGCTCTGGTGAATGACCAGATTGAGGTGAAAGCCTTGCGCGAGGTCAGCATTGAGGATTTGCTTGGCCGAGATCAGGTGCAACTGGAGTGGGATAGAATAGCCGGTGCTATTCGCGGCAAGAAAGTCATTGTGACCGGTGGGGGCGGATCCATTGGTGAGGAATTATGCCGTCAGGTGATGGCCCATCATCCGGCACAATTATTAATCATTGATAACTCTGAATTTAATTTATATAAAGCGGATTATGAATTAAGGGAAGCGTTTCCCGAGGTGCCGCTGTTGTTGCGGCTGATTTCCATTACCGATGCGTCAGCCATTGATGCCATTTTCCATCAGTTTAAACCGGATTTGGTGTTTCATGCCGCGGCCTATAAACACGTACCCCTGCTTGAGGATCAAGTGCGGGTTGCGGTGCAGAATAATATTCTGGGTACCCAGGTTGTTGCCCTGGCGAGCGCTGAAGCAGGGGCAGAAAAATTCGTATTGATTTCCAGTGATAAAGCGGTGAATCCCACCAATGTAATGGGTGCGACCAAGCGGGTGGCGGAAATTTATTGCCAGAATTTAAATGAACGGGTGAAAACCCAATTTATCACGGTCCGTTTTGGCAATGTGTTGGGATCGGCAGGCAGCGTGGTTCCATTGTTTCAGAAGCAACTGGACGCGGGTGGTCCTTTGACGGTAACCCATCCTGACATCCAGCGTTATTTTATGACCATTCCCGAAGCCTGCCAGCTGATTTTACAAGCCATGGTGAATGGTCATGGCGGAGAGATTTTCGTTCTCGATATGGGGGAGCCGATTAAAATCAGTTACCTGGCAGAACAAATGATTCGTTTGACCGGCAAGGAACCCGGTAAAGACATTGCTATCAAATACACCGGATTAAGACCCGGTGAAAAACTGTTTGAAGAGCTTTTCCATGAATCAGAACAATTAGCGAACACGGAGCATGAAAAATTATTCAAGGCACGGTTCCGTAAAATTGACTGGCGAGAATTGCTGCAGACCCTGCGTCTCATGAATGAAGCTTGCCAGACGCATAATCAGGATGAGTTGCATGTGCTGCTTAAAAGTCTGGTACCCGAGTTTACTACACGCTTTGAAACCCCCCATGAATCCGATTGCAGGAATTGA
- a CDS encoding protein LphB, producing the protein MKVKKTAWVVFLLLGFTYLFILQVKAIWPFTIDDMYITLRYARHWAMEGQLLWNIGEPPVEGYSNFSFLVLAAYVLTWGGDPVFALKLAGVLGLLVTLFAVYRLSRLWFDRGLSLIPCYWLLWYRGQIIWSVSGLETTTYQALLALGLYCLLRTVGYQCTPKPRKAGEWPRAVLAGLLFTLASMTRPEAPVLIILFYFLACWDVIKRQRAALTALTVSALTYFVAYTPYFIWRWHYYGLLFPNPVYCKGHSFEWFVLCREYLSLAWPFLLLALYAAIRERGSELPWYFLLPSAIYMLLLVRADALVAFDTRLFLPAFALLLPLSLQGIKALLKRFLEGEDPAVFRMAMLMASFLMAFFFIPAMTLSQLRYFTQNPIAGEQLRMKVIEWLARHTTENSRVVLGDSGFIPYYSRLRFIDSFCLNNKAMALQPPAERDQWFCKSIPSLKPDVVILTSLTENNTLHYLPVDQCLQKELTMNRNYQLKALVYTVANQQAYRYEIFQLSGGEPLSLIPGRTSTDSVGDE; encoded by the coding sequence ATGAAGGTAAAAAAAACAGCCTGGGTGGTTTTTTTACTGCTCGGTTTTACCTACCTGTTCATTTTGCAGGTAAAGGCCATCTGGCCCTTTACCATTGATGACATGTACATCACGCTGCGTTACGCCAGGCATTGGGCCATGGAAGGGCAGTTGCTATGGAATATCGGCGAACCGCCGGTTGAAGGCTATTCCAATTTCAGTTTTCTAGTCCTTGCGGCCTACGTGTTGACGTGGGGAGGGGATCCGGTCTTTGCGTTGAAACTCGCGGGTGTCTTGGGGTTATTGGTTACCCTGTTTGCGGTTTATCGACTGTCGCGGCTCTGGTTTGATCGCGGATTGTCGTTGATTCCCTGCTACTGGCTGCTCTGGTATCGCGGGCAGATCATCTGGTCGGTAAGCGGCTTGGAAACCACGACCTACCAGGCATTGCTGGCCCTGGGGCTTTACTGCCTGTTAAGGACAGTAGGGTATCAGTGCACCCCTAAACCACGCAAGGCAGGCGAATGGCCCCGTGCGGTGCTCGCTGGCTTGCTGTTTACCCTGGCGTCGATGACCCGTCCCGAAGCGCCGGTGTTGATTATCCTGTTTTATTTCCTTGCCTGTTGGGATGTGATCAAACGACAGCGCGCGGCGTTAACGGCCCTGACTGTCAGTGCCCTCACGTATTTCGTCGCCTATACACCCTATTTCATCTGGCGATGGCACTATTATGGGCTTTTATTTCCCAATCCGGTGTATTGTAAAGGTCACTCGTTCGAATGGTTTGTTCTTTGCAGGGAATACCTGTCGTTAGCCTGGCCGTTTCTGCTCCTGGCCCTCTATGCAGCCATAAGGGAACGCGGCAGCGAGTTGCCATGGTATTTTCTGTTGCCCAGTGCCATTTACATGCTGTTGCTGGTGAGGGCTGATGCCCTTGTGGCTTTTGATACGCGCCTTTTTTTACCCGCGTTCGCGCTGCTTTTGCCTCTATCCCTGCAGGGAATAAAAGCGCTTTTAAAGCGTTTTTTAGAGGGAGAAGACCCTGCGGTTTTTCGTATGGCCATGCTGATGGCTTCGTTTCTAATGGCTTTCTTTTTTATCCCTGCCATGACCCTGTCGCAATTACGGTATTTTACGCAAAATCCGATTGCCGGTGAGCAACTGAGAATGAAAGTCATTGAATGGCTCGCCCGGCACACGACTGAAAACAGTCGGGTGGTTTTAGGCGACAGCGGGTTTATTCCTTATTACAGTCGATTGCGTTTTATTGACTCATTCTGCTTGAACAATAAAGCCATGGCGTTGCAGCCGCCCGCCGAACGCGATCAGTGGTTTTGCAAATCCATCCCCTCGTTAAAACCTGATGTGGTCATTTTGACCTCTCTGACAGAAAACAACACCCTCCATTACCTGCCAGTCGATCAATGCCTGCAGAAGGAGTTGACAATGAACAGGAATTACCAATTGAAAGCCCTTGTTTACACCGTCGCCAATCAGCAGGCCTACCGCTATGAAATCTTTCAGTTATCAGGTGGGGAGCCGCTCTCCCTTATCCCCGGTAGGACGTCAACGGATTCCGTGGGTGATGAATGA
- a CDS encoding ABC-F family ATP-binding cassette domain-containing protein — MFRPVELQTISLSFSHKPCFSQFTARIMPGARIAIIGKNGSGKSSLLTLLAGERSPDEGVIIHPPGLVIGHVPQIPLGDHYEALSGAQRFHAALNEALAHEPSLLLLDEPTNHLDAGNRQSLLKFLDRFPGAVVIASHDRQLLRQSVHTLWHIQDNHQITVHDGSYDDYCQALLQRQQKITQALSILSREKKALHQQLMKEQERAKKKRVHGEKKYDGDKLALRSAQGRGQRTANKNSKHLQSEKQQWFEEKERLRQPEIIRPHFSLAHKTQGNQLIVNIQNGIIGYDQPLLHNIHFSLSGHQRLAVSGANGVGKSTLVKALLSDAVPRLGGQWHVPAKEAMGYLDQHYSTLNPRLSVYETIESLPLRWQSQAIRRHLSAFLFRKNEEVHAPVATLSGGEKARLALAVIAAFPQQLLILDEITNNLDLDTQNHVIEVLREFPGAMIVISHDSAFLEAIGVERFYTLGVD; from the coding sequence ATGTTCAGACCTGTTGAATTGCAAACGATCAGCCTCTCGTTTTCACATAAGCCCTGTTTCAGCCAGTTTACCGCCCGGATTATGCCTGGCGCACGAATTGCCATCATCGGCAAAAACGGCAGCGGCAAATCCAGCCTGTTAACACTGCTCGCGGGAGAGCGAAGCCCGGATGAAGGAGTGATTATCCATCCTCCGGGCCTTGTCATTGGCCATGTACCGCAAATTCCCCTCGGGGATCATTACGAGGCGTTAAGCGGTGCTCAACGCTTTCATGCCGCCTTGAATGAGGCGTTAGCACACGAGCCCTCGCTTCTGTTGCTTGATGAACCCACCAATCATCTTGATGCCGGCAATCGGCAAAGCCTGCTCAAATTCCTTGACCGATTTCCAGGCGCGGTGGTTATCGCCTCTCATGATCGGCAGTTATTGCGTCAAAGCGTTCATACGCTCTGGCATATTCAGGACAATCATCAAATTACGGTGCATGACGGATCTTATGACGATTATTGCCAGGCGTTGCTGCAACGCCAGCAGAAAATAACTCAGGCGCTTTCCATCTTGTCACGGGAAAAAAAGGCGCTACATCAGCAGTTGATGAAAGAACAGGAACGGGCGAAGAAAAAGCGTGTTCATGGTGAAAAAAAATACGATGGCGATAAACTGGCCCTGCGAAGCGCCCAGGGACGAGGGCAGCGCACGGCCAATAAAAACAGTAAACACCTCCAGAGCGAAAAACAGCAATGGTTTGAAGAAAAAGAACGATTGCGGCAACCCGAAATCATCCGCCCTCATTTTTCGCTGGCGCATAAAACGCAGGGCAATCAATTGATAGTCAACATTCAGAATGGAATAATCGGGTACGACCAACCCCTTTTACACAACATTCATTTTTCGTTAAGCGGTCATCAGCGCCTTGCCGTGAGCGGTGCTAATGGCGTCGGCAAATCGACCCTGGTGAAAGCCCTGTTGTCGGACGCGGTACCGCGTCTTGGAGGACAATGGCATGTGCCGGCCAAGGAGGCGATGGGTTACCTTGATCAGCATTACAGCACGCTTAACCCCAGGCTCAGTGTGTATGAAACCATTGAATCGTTGCCGCTTCGCTGGCAGAGTCAGGCAATCCGCCGGCATTTAAGCGCGTTTCTTTTTCGTAAAAACGAGGAAGTCCATGCGCCGGTAGCCACACTGTCCGGCGGTGAAAAAGCCCGGTTGGCGCTGGCTGTCATTGCTGCCTTTCCGCAGCAACTCCTGATTCTTGATGAAATCACCAATAACCTCGATTTGGACACCCAAAACCATGTCATTGAGGTTTTGCGCGAATTTCCCGGCGCCATGATTGTCATTTCTCATGATTCGGCTTTTCTTGAAGCCATCGGCGTTGAACGTTTTTATACTCTTGGTGTTGATTAA